One segment of Oncorhynchus keta strain PuntledgeMale-10-30-2019 unplaced genomic scaffold, Oket_V2 Un_contig_2383_pilon_pilon, whole genome shotgun sequence DNA contains the following:
- the LOC127921858 gene encoding tektin-3-like isoform X2, producing MEVYGSLRPCSSGFLPSLTTMRDSYKGFSATQLQPQQVSFDLTGSGKSKPRLVSVQRKYTEPYETHWGGEQLIRMPPLKPNPVAMCQITREDWLRANNVNFRRLESSRRHAESFWRETSRLIQSKEQLTRRTQSDSSRWIGERITEISFWRSELGFELEQLLRDTERLRQVKFRLDRALKETDGPLQEVTVIRSSQEQLERTRDRVQKQLESNRRVQHQLEKDMNDKHRALQIDSHCHTLTNSSPATSYYPDLSLVDTSVSVPVSWVQYSEDNIGNSASERRATRELTELVEGTLVAAARDMWSQYNRVNAAFTLRVNQTTHARNTLQQHLAKTLQEMHQTERTISDLEGSIWAMRAPLRVAQSRLEERTYRPNIELCRDQPHTRLLSEVSALQDTVLSLRQRLSEAQATLQQLAGCKSVLEQELYTKAHSLFIDQERCLGLRKTYPSTPRLVGYT from the exons ATGGAAGTCTACGGATCCTTGCGACCTTGTTCCTCTGGATTCTTACCGAGCCTGACCACCATGAGAGACAGCTACAAGGGCTTCAGTGCCACGCAGCTTCAGCCACAGCAAGTCAGCTTCGACCTAACGGGAAGCGGGAAGTCCAAACCCAGGCTTGTCTCTGTTCAGCGGAAATACACGGAGCCGTACGAGACCCATTGGGGAGGGGAACAGCTCATTAGGATGCCGCCTCTCAAACCGAACCCGGTGGCCATGTGTCAGATCACCCGGGAAGATTGGCTGCGCGCCAACAACGTAAACTTCCGGCGCTTGGAGAGCAGCAGGCGGCATGCGGAAAGCTTCTGGCGCGAGACCTCCCGATTGATCCAGAGTAAAGAGCAGCTTACGCGACGAACGCAGTCTGACAGCTCCCGGTGGATCGGTGAACGGATAACGGAAATCTCGTTCTGGCGGAGCGAGCTGGGGTTCGAGCTCGAGCAGCTTCTCCGGGACACGGAGAGGCTACGTCAGGTCAAGTTTCGGTTGGACAGGGCCTTAAAGGAGACCGACGGACCACTGCAG gaGGTAACAGTGATCAGGTCTTCTCAGGAACAGTTGGAGAGGACAAGagacagagtccagaaacagctgga gtccaACAGGAGAGTGCAACACCAGTTGGAAAAAGACATGAATGATAAACACAGAGCTCTCCAGATCGACagccactgtcacacactgaccaACAGTTCTCCTGCTACCAGCTATTACCCTGATCTCAGCCTGGTAGATACCAG tgTCTCAGTGCCGGTGTCTTGGGTTCAGTATTCGGAGGACAACATCGGGAATTCGGCGTCGGAGAGGCGAGCCACGCGGGAGCTAACGGAGCTGGTGGAGGGAACCCTGGTTGCCGCGGCGAGAGACATGTGGTCTCAGTACAACCGTGTCAACGCCGCCTTCACACTCCGTGTCAACCAGACCACACACGCTAGGAACACGCTACAGCAGCACCTGGCCAAG ACCCTGCAGGAGATGCATCAGACGGAGCGTACCATCTCAGATTTGGAGGGGTCCATCTGGGCGATGAGAGCCCCCCTCAGAGTGGCTCAGTCTAGGCTGGAGGAACGCACCTATAGACCAAACATAGAGCTCTGCAGGGACCAACCacacaccag gTTGCTGTCTGAGGTGTCTGCTCTCCAGGACACTGTTTTATCTCTGAGACAGAGGTTGTCTGAAGCCCAGGCCACCCTGCAGCAGCTGGCTGGCTGTAAGAGTGTTTTAGAACAGGAGCTTTACACTAAGGCCCACTCCCTGTTTATCGACCAGGAGAGATGTCTAGGACTCCGCAAGacatacccctccacccctagACTGGTGggatacacatag
- the LOC127921858 gene encoding tektin-3-like isoform X1, which produces MEVYGSLRPCSSGFLPSLTTMRDSYKGFSATQLQPQQVSFDLTGSGKSKPRLVSVQRKYTEPYETHWGGEQLIRMPPLKPNPVAMCQITREDWLRANNVNFRRLESSRRHAESFWRETSRLIQSKEQLTRRTQSDSSRWIGERITEISFWRSELGFELEQLLRDTERLRQVKFRLDRALKETDGPLQMSQECQFQCQNLNDGVIDVVEKELVQEVTVIRSSQEQLERTRDRVQKQLESNRRVQHQLEKDMNDKHRALQIDSHCHTLTNSSPATSYYPDLSLVDTSVSVPVSWVQYSEDNIGNSASERRATRELTELVEGTLVAAARDMWSQYNRVNAAFTLRVNQTTHARNTLQQHLAKTLQEMHQTERTISDLEGSIWAMRAPLRVAQSRLEERTYRPNIELCRDQPHTRLLSEVSALQDTVLSLRQRLSEAQATLQQLAGCKSVLEQELYTKAHSLFIDQERCLGLRKTYPSTPRLVGYT; this is translated from the exons ATGGAAGTCTACGGATCCTTGCGACCTTGTTCCTCTGGATTCTTACCGAGCCTGACCACCATGAGAGACAGCTACAAGGGCTTCAGTGCCACGCAGCTTCAGCCACAGCAAGTCAGCTTCGACCTAACGGGAAGCGGGAAGTCCAAACCCAGGCTTGTCTCTGTTCAGCGGAAATACACGGAGCCGTACGAGACCCATTGGGGAGGGGAACAGCTCATTAGGATGCCGCCTCTCAAACCGAACCCGGTGGCCATGTGTCAGATCACCCGGGAAGATTGGCTGCGCGCCAACAACGTAAACTTCCGGCGCTTGGAGAGCAGCAGGCGGCATGCGGAAAGCTTCTGGCGCGAGACCTCCCGATTGATCCAGAGTAAAGAGCAGCTTACGCGACGAACGCAGTCTGACAGCTCCCGGTGGATCGGTGAACGGATAACGGAAATCTCGTTCTGGCGGAGCGAGCTGGGGTTCGAGCTCGAGCAGCTTCTCCGGGACACGGAGAGGCTACGTCAGGTCAAGTTTCGGTTGGACAGGGCCTTAAAGGAGACCGACGGACCACTGCAG atgTCCCAGGAGTGCCAGTTCCAGTGTCAGAACCTCAACGACGGAGTCATCGATGTAGTGGAGAAAGAACTGGtgcag gaGGTAACAGTGATCAGGTCTTCTCAGGAACAGTTGGAGAGGACAAGagacagagtccagaaacagctgga gtccaACAGGAGAGTGCAACACCAGTTGGAAAAAGACATGAATGATAAACACAGAGCTCTCCAGATCGACagccactgtcacacactgaccaACAGTTCTCCTGCTACCAGCTATTACCCTGATCTCAGCCTGGTAGATACCAG tgTCTCAGTGCCGGTGTCTTGGGTTCAGTATTCGGAGGACAACATCGGGAATTCGGCGTCGGAGAGGCGAGCCACGCGGGAGCTAACGGAGCTGGTGGAGGGAACCCTGGTTGCCGCGGCGAGAGACATGTGGTCTCAGTACAACCGTGTCAACGCCGCCTTCACACTCCGTGTCAACCAGACCACACACGCTAGGAACACGCTACAGCAGCACCTGGCCAAG ACCCTGCAGGAGATGCATCAGACGGAGCGTACCATCTCAGATTTGGAGGGGTCCATCTGGGCGATGAGAGCCCCCCTCAGAGTGGCTCAGTCTAGGCTGGAGGAACGCACCTATAGACCAAACATAGAGCTCTGCAGGGACCAACCacacaccag gTTGCTGTCTGAGGTGTCTGCTCTCCAGGACACTGTTTTATCTCTGAGACAGAGGTTGTCTGAAGCCCAGGCCACCCTGCAGCAGCTGGCTGGCTGTAAGAGTGTTTTAGAACAGGAGCTTTACACTAAGGCCCACTCCCTGTTTATCGACCAGGAGAGATGTCTAGGACTCCGCAAGacatacccctccacccctagACTGGTGggatacacatag